From Columba livia isolate bColLiv1 breed racing homer chromosome 7, bColLiv1.pat.W.v2, whole genome shotgun sequence, one genomic window encodes:
- the LOC102092172 gene encoding glycerol-3-phosphate dehydrogenase [NAD(+)], cytoplasmic isoform X1: MSPLRVCIVGSGNWGSAIARIIGKNVQKSNRFDPTVKMWVFEEIINGRKLSEIINQEHENVKYLPGYKIPPNVVAVPDVAEAAKGADILVFVLPHQFIGRICEQIAGHIKPETFGISLIKGIDDGPDGLKLISDLIREKLKIEISVLMGANIAKEVADEKFCETTIGCKNEKQGEIFKELMQTPNFRITVVPDSDTVEICGALKNIVAVGAGFCDGLNFGDNTKAAIIRLGLMEMVAFAKMFCTGPVSIATFLESCGVADLITTCYGGRNRKVAEAFARTGKSIEELENEMLNGQKLQGPQTSAEVYKILKQKNILDKFPLFTTIYKICYEGQSIQDFIVCLQNHPEHM, encoded by the exons ATGTCCCCGCTCCGCGTCTGCATCGTGGGCTCGGGGAACTG gggATCAGCCATAGCCAGAATCATTGGCAAAAATGTCCAGAAATCCAACAGATTTGATCCTACTGTCAAGATGTGGGTATTTGAAGAGATCATCAATGGAAGAAAACTCTCAGAAATAATCAACCAGGAACACGAAAATGTTAAATATCTGCCTGGATACAAGATACCCCCAAATGTG GTGGCTGTGCCAGATGTGGCTGAAGCAGCAAAGGGAGCAGACATCCTAGTGTTTGTTCTGCCACATCAATTCATTGGACGAATCTGCGAGCAGATTGCAGGCCACATAAAACCCGAGACCTTTGGGATTTCCCTGATCAAG GGGATTGATGATGGTCCTGATGGCCTGAAGCTCATCTCTGACCTCATTcgagagaaactgaaaatagaaaTCAGTGTGCTTATGGGGGCCAACATAGCCAAAGAAGTGGCTGATGAGAAGTTCTGTGAAACCACCATTG ggtgcaaaaatgaaaaacaagggGAGATCTTTAAAGAATTAATGCAGACCCCCAACTTCAGGATTACTGTGGTGCCTGACTCTGATACAGTGGAGATTTGTGGAGCCTTAAAA AACATCGTAGCAGTGGGAGCTGGGTTCTGTGATGGACTGAACTTCGGCGATAACACAAAGGCAGCAATTATACGCTTGGGCCTTATGGAAATGGTGGCCTTTGCCAAGATGTTCTGCACGGGGCCGGTATCAATAGCCACTTTTCTGGAAAGCTGCGGAGTCGCTGATCTCATCACTACGTGCTACGGGGGACGCAACAGGAAAGTAGCGGAAGCTTTTGCTCGCACAGGAAAA TCCATTGAGGAACTGGAAAATGAGATGCTGAATGGACAAAAGCTGCAAGGTCCTCAGACCTCAGCTGAAGTCTACAAgatactgaaacagaaaaatatacttGATAA GTTTCCGTTATTTACAACCATCTACAAGATCTGCTACGAGGGTCAGTCGATCCAGGATTTCATCGTGTGCCTGCAGAACCACCCGGAGCACATGTGA
- the LOC102092172 gene encoding glycerol-3-phosphate dehydrogenase [NAD(+)], cytoplasmic isoform X2: MKGSAIARIIGKNVQKSNRFDPTVKMWVFEEIINGRKLSEIINQEHENVKYLPGYKIPPNVVAVPDVAEAAKGADILVFVLPHQFIGRICEQIAGHIKPETFGISLIKGIDDGPDGLKLISDLIREKLKIEISVLMGANIAKEVADEKFCETTIGCKNEKQGEIFKELMQTPNFRITVVPDSDTVEICGALKNIVAVGAGFCDGLNFGDNTKAAIIRLGLMEMVAFAKMFCTGPVSIATFLESCGVADLITTCYGGRNRKVAEAFARTGKSIEELENEMLNGQKLQGPQTSAEVYKILKQKNILDKFPLFTTIYKICYEGQSIQDFIVCLQNHPEHM, encoded by the exons ATGAA gggATCAGCCATAGCCAGAATCATTGGCAAAAATGTCCAGAAATCCAACAGATTTGATCCTACTGTCAAGATGTGGGTATTTGAAGAGATCATCAATGGAAGAAAACTCTCAGAAATAATCAACCAGGAACACGAAAATGTTAAATATCTGCCTGGATACAAGATACCCCCAAATGTG GTGGCTGTGCCAGATGTGGCTGAAGCAGCAAAGGGAGCAGACATCCTAGTGTTTGTTCTGCCACATCAATTCATTGGACGAATCTGCGAGCAGATTGCAGGCCACATAAAACCCGAGACCTTTGGGATTTCCCTGATCAAG GGGATTGATGATGGTCCTGATGGCCTGAAGCTCATCTCTGACCTCATTcgagagaaactgaaaatagaaaTCAGTGTGCTTATGGGGGCCAACATAGCCAAAGAAGTGGCTGATGAGAAGTTCTGTGAAACCACCATTG ggtgcaaaaatgaaaaacaagggGAGATCTTTAAAGAATTAATGCAGACCCCCAACTTCAGGATTACTGTGGTGCCTGACTCTGATACAGTGGAGATTTGTGGAGCCTTAAAA AACATCGTAGCAGTGGGAGCTGGGTTCTGTGATGGACTGAACTTCGGCGATAACACAAAGGCAGCAATTATACGCTTGGGCCTTATGGAAATGGTGGCCTTTGCCAAGATGTTCTGCACGGGGCCGGTATCAATAGCCACTTTTCTGGAAAGCTGCGGAGTCGCTGATCTCATCACTACGTGCTACGGGGGACGCAACAGGAAAGTAGCGGAAGCTTTTGCTCGCACAGGAAAA TCCATTGAGGAACTGGAAAATGAGATGCTGAATGGACAAAAGCTGCAAGGTCCTCAGACCTCAGCTGAAGTCTACAAgatactgaaacagaaaaatatacttGATAA GTTTCCGTTATTTACAACCATCTACAAGATCTGCTACGAGGGTCAGTCGATCCAGGATTTCATCGTGTGCCTGCAGAACCACCCGGAGCACATGTGA
- the LOC102092172 gene encoding glycerol-3-phosphate dehydrogenase [NAD(+)], cytoplasmic isoform X3 translates to MSPLRVCIVGSGNWGSAIARIIGKNVQKSNRFDPTVKMWVFEEIINGRKLSEIINQEHENVKYLPGYKIPPNVVAVPDVAEAAKGADILVFVLPHQFIGRICEQIAGHIKPETFGISLIKGIDDGPDGLKLISDLIREKLKIEISVLMGANIAKEVADEKFCETTIGCKNEKQGEIFKELMQTPNFRITVVPDSDTVEICGALKNIVAVGAGFCDGLNFGDNTKAAIIRLGLMEMVAFAKMFCTGPVSIATFLESCGVADLITTCYGGRNRKVAEAFARTGKSIEELENEMLNGQKLQGPQTSAEVYKILKQKNILDK, encoded by the exons ATGTCCCCGCTCCGCGTCTGCATCGTGGGCTCGGGGAACTG gggATCAGCCATAGCCAGAATCATTGGCAAAAATGTCCAGAAATCCAACAGATTTGATCCTACTGTCAAGATGTGGGTATTTGAAGAGATCATCAATGGAAGAAAACTCTCAGAAATAATCAACCAGGAACACGAAAATGTTAAATATCTGCCTGGATACAAGATACCCCCAAATGTG GTGGCTGTGCCAGATGTGGCTGAAGCAGCAAAGGGAGCAGACATCCTAGTGTTTGTTCTGCCACATCAATTCATTGGACGAATCTGCGAGCAGATTGCAGGCCACATAAAACCCGAGACCTTTGGGATTTCCCTGATCAAG GGGATTGATGATGGTCCTGATGGCCTGAAGCTCATCTCTGACCTCATTcgagagaaactgaaaatagaaaTCAGTGTGCTTATGGGGGCCAACATAGCCAAAGAAGTGGCTGATGAGAAGTTCTGTGAAACCACCATTG ggtgcaaaaatgaaaaacaagggGAGATCTTTAAAGAATTAATGCAGACCCCCAACTTCAGGATTACTGTGGTGCCTGACTCTGATACAGTGGAGATTTGTGGAGCCTTAAAA AACATCGTAGCAGTGGGAGCTGGGTTCTGTGATGGACTGAACTTCGGCGATAACACAAAGGCAGCAATTATACGCTTGGGCCTTATGGAAATGGTGGCCTTTGCCAAGATGTTCTGCACGGGGCCGGTATCAATAGCCACTTTTCTGGAAAGCTGCGGAGTCGCTGATCTCATCACTACGTGCTACGGGGGACGCAACAGGAAAGTAGCGGAAGCTTTTGCTCGCACAGGAAAA TCCATTGAGGAACTGGAAAATGAGATGCTGAATGGACAAAAGCTGCAAGGTCCTCAGACCTCAGCTGAAGTCTACAAgatactgaaacagaaaaatatacttGATAA atAA